One Bdellovibrio bacteriovorus str. Tiberius DNA segment encodes these proteins:
- a CDS encoding SpoIIE family protein phosphatase, with protein sequence MALKIFEDDKIAYVFDSSSSMSGTMAAQIKTQLNAVLGTTKPIFQDYLSQQKFSSVGESIFQNEFNLESIVVFKPSATGAYEKAAVLEKVPNQTDGVLSSLQAQMSGYFAEVEATRRVVKVPFSDDRVFIMEKVSDETNTRNTVFLVIVKMSEASEMFRAAMSQKMYLISSDGTVLFGPDGMPGQKLQSTVSPQFLEGTNKQIAQGAETDRSVDGKELLVSFSRAGFGDLIVVTTVEKEKALGAVQILIRKSLIFFGILISVTVILSLFASSGLTQALTQLFDATKKVAEGDFNIRVDVKSNDEVGSLADNFNIMAAEVSRLLDQTAEKARMESELQTAKTVQETLFPETQAKIGPLSIAGYYEPASECGGDWWHYCQIGNKIFLWIGDATGHGAPAALITSAAKSASTIIERLNITPAKALELLNRSIYDVSKGRIMMTFFLASFDLETGELAYCNASHEAPFLMKKNEGGTLKKKDLVPLNEVNNPRLGQARDSVYEQTTIQVEPGDLVFFYTDGIPDIQNPGKEAWGEREFIKALIAANKDFPGVNDSVERFAMSFQAHRQGAPLIDDVTFFVVKNEGLS encoded by the coding sequence TTGGCGCTGAAAATTTTTGAAGACGATAAGATCGCTTACGTCTTTGATTCTTCCAGCAGCATGTCCGGAACCATGGCGGCTCAAATTAAGACACAGTTGAATGCCGTGCTTGGAACGACCAAGCCGATCTTTCAGGATTACCTGAGTCAGCAGAAATTTTCTTCCGTGGGCGAGTCCATCTTCCAGAACGAATTTAATCTGGAATCCATTGTGGTCTTTAAGCCTTCTGCAACGGGTGCCTATGAAAAGGCCGCGGTGCTTGAGAAAGTTCCGAATCAGACAGACGGGGTGCTGAGCAGCCTGCAAGCCCAGATGTCCGGCTACTTTGCCGAAGTCGAAGCCACCCGACGTGTGGTGAAGGTGCCATTCAGTGACGACCGTGTGTTCATCATGGAAAAAGTCAGCGATGAAACCAATACCCGCAACACAGTGTTTTTGGTTATCGTGAAGATGAGCGAAGCGTCCGAGATGTTCCGTGCAGCGATGTCTCAGAAAATGTATCTGATTTCCTCTGACGGGACCGTTTTGTTTGGTCCGGATGGAATGCCGGGGCAGAAGCTTCAATCCACCGTCAGTCCGCAGTTCCTGGAAGGCACCAACAAACAAATCGCGCAAGGGGCCGAGACCGATCGTTCGGTTGATGGCAAAGAGCTTTTGGTTTCTTTCTCGCGCGCGGGATTTGGTGACTTGATTGTCGTGACCACAGTGGAAAAGGAAAAAGCCCTGGGGGCCGTTCAGATTCTGATCCGAAAATCTTTGATCTTCTTCGGTATTCTGATTTCCGTGACGGTGATTTTGAGTCTGTTTGCTTCCAGCGGTTTGACTCAAGCTTTAACACAATTGTTTGATGCGACCAAAAAGGTGGCGGAAGGGGACTTCAACATCCGCGTTGACGTGAAGTCCAATGATGAAGTCGGAAGTCTGGCTGACAATTTCAATATCATGGCGGCGGAAGTTTCCCGCCTGCTGGATCAGACGGCAGAAAAAGCGCGAATGGAATCCGAGCTGCAAACCGCAAAAACCGTGCAGGAAACCCTGTTCCCGGAAACGCAGGCCAAGATCGGTCCGTTGTCGATTGCGGGTTACTATGAACCGGCCAGTGAGTGCGGTGGCGACTGGTGGCACTATTGTCAGATTGGCAACAAAATCTTCCTGTGGATCGGGGATGCGACGGGGCACGGGGCGCCGGCAGCATTGATCACCAGTGCGGCGAAATCTGCCTCCACAATTATCGAGCGTCTGAATATCACTCCGGCCAAAGCGCTGGAGCTGTTGAATCGTTCGATCTATGATGTGTCCAAGGGCCGCATCATGATGACGTTCTTCCTGGCGTCTTTTGATCTGGAGACAGGCGAGCTTGCTTACTGCAATGCTTCGCACGAGGCGCCGTTCCTGATGAAGAAAAATGAGGGCGGCACACTTAAAAAGAAAGACCTTGTTCCATTAAATGAAGTGAACAATCCCAGACTGGGACAGGCCCGTGATTCGGTGTACGAACAAACAACCATTCAGGTTGAGCCGGGAGATCTGGTATTCTTCTATACAGACGGTATTCCAGATATCCAGAACCCCGGTAAAGAGGCCTGGGGCGAGCGTGAATTCATCAAGGCCCTGATTGCGGCTAATAAG